A genomic window from Methanovulcanius yangii includes:
- the hisE gene encoding phosphoribosyl-ATP diphosphatase: MRSEVLEELWDVIGERMEEMPEGSYVVSILTHRKGIDKSLEKVGEEATEFILAMKNDDYGRKVEESADLIFHLLLSLRAGDVRLEDVLDELASRRR, encoded by the coding sequence ATGAGAAGTGAAGTACTGGAAGAGTTGTGGGATGTCATCGGAGAGCGAATGGAAGAGATGCCCGAGGGGTCGTATGTGGTGAGTATACTGACCCACCGAAAGGGCATTGACAAGTCCCTTGAGAAGGTAGGTGAGGAGGCGACGGAGTTCATTCTTGCGATGAAGAACGATGATTATGGGCGTAAGGTGGAGGAGTCTGCGGATCTCATCTTCCATCTGCTTCTTTCCCTGCGCGCCGGGGATGTAAGGCTTGAGGACGTCCTGGATGAACTTGCGTCCCGGCGCAGGTAA
- a CDS encoding NusA-like transcription termination signal-binding factor produces MKDIKCSPEAAAISFGMCPLGCQGVITDAKQHYVESGMHPAPDIKERRYTEELQQLTRISPVDCIIDDAFERIIYLIAKGEMGIAIGKNGENIKRLQKSLGKRIEMVEEGISPMELISHAMWPAEIARVECDGESRIVEIVLKKRGDMGVAIGKGGANIEKARLLCQRYYGLEIRDVTVEEVRYEK; encoded by the coding sequence ATGAAAGATATAAAGTGTTCGCCGGAAGCGGCGGCCATATCGTTTGGAATGTGTCCGCTAGGGTGCCAAGGGGTTATTACTGATGCTAAACAACACTATGTCGAATCCGGAATGCACCCTGCTCCAGACATTAAGGAACGGCGATATACTGAAGAACTTCAGCAATTGACCCGAATTTCGCCCGTTGACTGCATCATTGATGATGCGTTCGAACGAATAATCTATCTCATAGCTAAGGGTGAGATGGGTATTGCAATCGGAAAAAACGGTGAAAATATCAAGCGGCTGCAGAAATCTCTGGGGAAACGCATTGAAATGGTCGAGGAGGGCATATCTCCCATGGAACTGATCTCACATGCCATGTGGCCTGCTGAGATTGCAAGGGTTGAATGCGACGGAGAAAGCCGTATCGTTGAGATCGTTCTGAAAAAGAGAGGAGATATGGGAGTGGCCATAGGCAAAGGCGGGGCAAATATCGAAAAGGCCCGGCTCCTCTGCCAGCGATATTATGGTCTGGAAATCAGGGATGTGACTGTCGAAGAGGTGCGATATGAGAAGTGA
- a CDS encoding DUF432 domain-containing protein codes for MYGKRDIPFRYEDETVLLEASEEKGLLKYRRVTSMKDSFEKTIITSSDARIVVNPVEPVNLPKKVTNYLEIEFPPLVMAPNDQRTIHLTFPLEIGVIVFGNKDMKAIDIFSYCPQKYSLYGPAGGGLITKWHRSDLYQDLPVTDRLCEGILNLRIQNKTSEWQNVSRVVLDGYAMKIYFSSEAVRMFARMKLMTSTIAETEFQSVTSHRDVLQKSIELYHTLNIPKLSRVFTMEWGFD; via the coding sequence ATGTACGGCAAAAGGGACATTCCCTTCCGGTATGAAGACGAAACAGTCCTCCTCGAGGCATCCGAGGAGAAAGGTCTCCTCAAATACAGGCGGGTAACCAGCATGAAGGACTCATTTGAGAAGACCATCATCACCTCATCGGATGCCCGCATTGTCGTCAATCCTGTAGAACCGGTTAATCTACCAAAAAAGGTAACAAATTATCTGGAAATAGAATTCCCCCCGCTGGTGATGGCCCCCAATGATCAGCGGACCATCCATCTGACCTTCCCCCTGGAGATAGGAGTCATCGTCTTTGGCAACAAGGATATGAAGGCCATAGACATCTTTTCCTACTGCCCTCAGAAATATTCGCTCTACGGTCCGGCGGGAGGGGGGCTGATTACCAAATGGCACCGGAGTGACCTTTATCAGGATCTTCCCGTCACCGATCGTCTCTGTGAAGGGATCCTCAATCTGCGCATCCAGAACAAGACCAGCGAATGGCAGAACGTCTCCCGGGTCGTCCTGGATGGATATGCAATGAAGATCTATTTCAGCAGCGAAGCAGTCAGAATGTTCGCACGGATGAAACTGATGACCTCCACCATTGCAGAAACCGAATTCCAGAGCGTTACCTCCCACCGCGATGTCCTCCAGAAATCGATCGAGCTGTATCACACGCTCAATATTCCCAAACTGAGCAGGGTATTTACCATGGAATGGGGGTTTGACTAA